In Bythopirellula goksoeyrii, a single window of DNA contains:
- a CDS encoding Gfo/Idh/MocA family protein yields the protein MNQIKAGIIGTGFIGPAHVEALRRLGYVEVAAVAERDADLAQTKAEELSIPKAYGDYHELLADPEIQVVHNCTPNHLHFEVNRDILAAGKHVVSEKPLAMNSTESRELVKLAEAAGVVNAIDFNYRYMPLVQQARLMCQASDEVGRILAVHGSYLQDWLLKETDWNWRLVPEMSGDSRAVADIGSHWCDLIQFITGQKIVRVMADLVTIHPSRKRPKVEVETYAGKVLQPEDMEDVPVNTEDYASILLEFDSGMHGVLTVNQCAAGRKNRLYFEIDGSNSALSWNQERPNELWVGRRDGPNQTIMKDPSLLYPEARQYAHYPGGHNEAYPDGPKNLFRNVYGFIAGTRPGGDFATFIDGHNEIAICDAVLKSGREKQWVNVEY from the coding sequence CATCGGCACTGGTTTCATTGGCCCCGCACATGTTGAAGCACTTCGGCGCTTAGGCTACGTGGAAGTCGCGGCAGTTGCTGAGCGAGACGCCGATCTCGCTCAAACGAAGGCGGAAGAACTCTCAATTCCCAAAGCCTATGGTGACTATCACGAGTTGCTTGCCGATCCCGAGATTCAAGTCGTTCATAACTGCACACCGAATCATCTCCATTTCGAGGTGAATCGCGATATCCTTGCCGCCGGCAAGCACGTCGTCTCCGAAAAACCGCTCGCGATGAATTCCACCGAGTCCCGTGAATTGGTGAAGCTAGCCGAAGCCGCCGGAGTCGTGAATGCGATCGATTTCAATTACCGCTATATGCCCCTGGTGCAGCAGGCCCGGCTTATGTGTCAGGCCTCCGACGAAGTCGGACGGATTCTCGCAGTCCATGGTTCGTACTTACAGGATTGGCTGCTGAAAGAAACGGACTGGAACTGGCGGCTCGTTCCTGAGATGAGCGGTGACTCGCGAGCGGTAGCTGACATCGGCTCGCACTGGTGTGATCTGATTCAATTCATCACTGGACAAAAAATTGTGCGGGTCATGGCCGACCTGGTCACGATTCACCCTTCACGCAAGCGTCCCAAAGTAGAGGTCGAGACCTATGCCGGGAAGGTTTTGCAGCCCGAGGATATGGAAGATGTTCCGGTCAACACTGAAGACTATGCTTCGATACTTCTAGAGTTCGACTCGGGGATGCATGGTGTGTTGACTGTCAATCAGTGCGCCGCCGGTAGAAAGAATCGTCTCTACTTTGAAATCGATGGTAGCAACAGTGCGTTGTCGTGGAATCAAGAACGGCCAAACGAGTTGTGGGTTGGTCGACGCGATGGACCCAACCAGACGATCATGAAGGACCCTAGTTTGCTCTATCCTGAAGCACGCCAATATGCCCACTACCCCGGTGGGCACAATGAAGCCTATCCCGATGGACCGAAGAACCTCTTCCGCAATGTATACGGTTTCATCGCCGGCACGAGACCTGGTGGCGACTTCGCCACGTTTATCGATGGTCACAACGAGATTGCTATCTGTGACGCGGTTCTCAAGAGTGGCCGCGAAAAGCAATGGGTCAACGTGGAGTATTGA